The Arachis ipaensis cultivar K30076 chromosome B07, Araip1.1, whole genome shotgun sequence genomic interval ATCCTTTGTTTTACTGCACCCTTCAACTGGGGCGATGTCTTTGTCAAAAGAATCAGACCCAACGTTGGGTTACCTCACGCGGAAGGACACTGAGGTGAAGCTTCCACGGCCAACGAGGGTCAAGAACAAGACACCTGCTCCAATTCAAATCACAGCGGAGCAGATTCTACGGGAGGCTCGGGAGCGGCAAGAGGCTGAGATCCGCCCGCCAAAGCAGAAGATCACCGACCCCACTGAGCTTGGCGAGTACCGCCTCCGCAAGCGCAAAGAGTTTGAGGACCTAATTCGGCGTGTGAGATGGAACATTGGCGTGTGGATTAAGTATGCACAGTGGGAAGAGTCTCAGAAGGACTTCAAGCGAGCACGCTCCGTTTGGGAGAGAGCACTGGAAGTTGACTACAAGAACCACACCCTTTGGCTCAAGTATGCAGAGGTGGAGATGAAGAACAAGTTCATCAACCATGCACGCAATGTGTGGGACCGCGCTGTCACCCTCCTCCCGAGGGTTGACCAGTTATGGTACAAGTATATACATATGGAGGAGATGCTCGGCAATGTCGCTGGCGCCAGGCAGGTATTCTATGAGTGAGCAAACTGAATAAATTACTCACACATGGATTACAGTTTATCTAACATCAAGCTTTATATCTCTCTAATACTACTGCTGCATAAGTTGAAACAGATAAATAGCTAACAAATATAACTGATTATATGAAAGTGTAAGTAACTTGACTTTTCACATTGGCAGGTTTTTGAGCGGTGGATGAAGTGGATGCCTGATCAGCAGGGATGGCTCTCTTACATCAAGTTTGAGCTTAGGTATAACGAAATTGAGCGAGCTAGGGGGATATTCGAGCGTTTTGTGCAGTGCCACCCTAGGGTTGGGGCGTGGATTCGGTATGCCAAGTTTGAGATGAAAAATGGGGAGGTGGCAAAGGCTAGGAATGTTTATGAGAGAGCAGTGGAGAAGCTTGCTGATGATGAGGAAGCTGAGCAGCTGTTTGTTGCTTTTGCCGAGTTTGAGGAGAGATGTAAGGAGACTGAGCGTGCAAGGTGTATATATAAGTTTGCCCTTGATCATATCCCCAAGGGGAGGGCAGAAGACTTGTACCGTAAGTTTGTGGCATTTGAGAAGCAGTATGGTGATAGGGAAGGGATTGAGGATGCTATTGTTGGCAAAAGAAGGTTTCAGTATGAAGATGAAGTAAGGAAAAATCCGTTGAACTATGATTCATGGTTTGACTATATACGATTGGAGGAGAGTGTGGGCAACAAGGA includes:
- the LOC107608976 gene encoding crooked neck-like protein 1 encodes the protein MSLSKESDPTLGYLTRKDTEVKLPRPTRVKNKTPAPIQITAEQILREARERQEAEIRPPKQKITDPTELGEYRLRKRKEFEDLIRRVRWNIGVWIKYAQWEESQKDFKRARSVWERALEVDYKNHTLWLKYAEVEMKNKFINHARNVWDRAVTLLPRVDQLWYKYIHMEEMLGNVAGARQVFERWMKWMPDQQGWLSYIKFELRYNEIERARGIFERFVQCHPRVGAWIRYAKFEMKNGEVAKARNVYERAVEKLADDEEAEQLFVAFAEFEERCKETERARCIYKFALDHIPKGRAEDLYRKFVAFEKQYGDREGIEDAIVGKRRFQYEDEVRKNPLNYDSWFDYIRLEESVGNKERIREVYERAIANVPPAEEKRFWQRYIYLWINYALYEELDAEDVDRTRDVYRECLNLIPHSKFSFAKIWLLAAQFEIRQLNLKGARQILGNAIGKAPKDKIFKKYIEIELQLGNIDRCRKLYEKYLEWSPENCYAWSKYAELERSLSETDRARAIFELAIAQPALDMPELLWKAYIDFETAEGEFERARVLYERLLNRTKHLKVWISYAEFEATAIDQNSLDLTEEEQKRECLQRARRVFEEALNYFRSSAPELKEERAMLLEKWLNMEASSGELGDVSLVQSKLPKKLKKRRQVTTEDGSARIEEFIDYLFPEEIQTTNLKILEAAYQWKKKQKLSSGDN